In Salinibacterium sp. ZJ70, one DNA window encodes the following:
- a CDS encoding GNAT family N-acetyltransferase — protein sequence MQKPLRERIDVDPTHRLPAGPGPVRWRRATPEDAEQLAELAGAIAAADHPEWAETAEELAEELAHSWMDLDADSVIGDVEGELVAYGLQVAPPDPETVVRSIAMGGVRPSARGTGIGRELLDWHRLRARQQLASSELALPGWHMLYVEEANASGIALATRAGLPLVRWFTNMTRDLADEIPDVPLPEGLRLATPTQDDVGRIRDARNEAFRDHWGSQPSSEEGWASFTGSSVLRLDLSAIALDGDRVAGLVLSQVNPADFALQGYEGGYLPLVGVVRDWRRRGVAPALLAEVMRRHRAEGYVQVGLDVDSESPTGALGLYTGMGFRAVSRSLAFVEEL from the coding sequence ATGCAGAAGCCTCTCCGCGAACGCATCGACGTCGATCCGACGCACCGGCTTCCCGCAGGCCCCGGACCGGTCCGCTGGCGTCGTGCCACCCCGGAGGACGCCGAACAGCTTGCCGAGCTGGCGGGCGCGATCGCTGCCGCTGATCATCCCGAGTGGGCGGAGACCGCGGAGGAGCTCGCCGAGGAGCTCGCGCACTCGTGGATGGACCTGGACGCCGACAGTGTGATCGGCGACGTCGAGGGCGAGCTCGTGGCATACGGTCTGCAAGTCGCACCACCGGATCCGGAGACGGTGGTCCGCTCGATCGCGATGGGCGGTGTCCGGCCATCCGCTCGAGGAACGGGTATCGGGCGCGAGCTGCTCGACTGGCACCGCCTCCGCGCGCGACAGCAGCTGGCGAGCTCCGAGCTGGCGCTCCCGGGCTGGCACATGCTCTACGTCGAGGAGGCGAACGCGAGCGGCATCGCCCTCGCGACGCGCGCGGGACTGCCTCTCGTGCGCTGGTTCACGAACATGACCCGCGACCTCGCCGACGAGATCCCTGACGTCCCGCTCCCGGAGGGACTGCGTCTCGCGACCCCGACACAGGACGACGTGGGGCGCATCCGGGACGCGCGCAATGAGGCATTCCGCGATCACTGGGGCAGCCAGCCGAGCTCCGAAGAGGGCTGGGCATCGTTCACCGGGAGCAGCGTGCTGCGGCTCGACCTCTCGGCGATCGCCCTCGATGGAGACCGCGTCGCGGGTCTCGTGCTGAGCCAGGTGAATCCCGCCGACTTCGCACTGCAGGGTTACGAAGGCGGCTACCTCCCGCTCGTGGGCGTCGTGCGCGACTGGCGTCGCCGGGGCGTCGCGCCCGCACTCCTCGCGGAGGTCATGCGGCGGCACCGCGCCGAGGGCTACGTGCAGGTGGGACTCGATGTCGACAGCGAGAGCCCGACCGGGGCGCTCGGGCTCTACACGGGCATGGGCTTCCGCGCCGTCTCGCGCAGCCTGGCCTTCGTCGAGGAGCTCTGA